Proteins from one Paenibacillus amylolyticus genomic window:
- the mtrB gene encoding trp RNA-binding attenuation protein MtrB encodes MDHPTGNDYIVIKAEENGVQVIGLTRGQDTRFHHTEKLDKGEVMFAQFTTHTSAIKIRGKATLITKHGQIESE; translated from the coding sequence ATGGATCATCCAACCGGCAATGATTATATTGTAATTAAGGCAGAGGAAAATGGTGTCCAGGTGATCGGATTAACCCGAGGTCAGGATACACGTTTTCACCACACCGAGAAATTGGACAAGGGTGAAGTGATGTTTGCCCAATTTACGACTCATACTTCAGCTATTAAAATCCGGGGCAAAGCCACGCTGATTACTAAGCATGGACAGATTGAATCGGAGTAA